One genomic window of Candidatus Kuenenia stuttgartiensis includes the following:
- the sucD gene encoding succinate--CoA ligase subunit alpha — translation MSILINKETKVVCQGITGQAGSFHAMQMLEYGTKLVAGVTPGKGGTIHNGIPVFGSMLEAVNKTGANASVIYVPASFAADAIMEAVDAEIALVVCITEGIPTLDMLRVVKYLAAGKSRLIGPNCPGIITPDACKIGIMPGYIHKKGSVGVVSRSGTLTYEIVWQLTQQGIGQSTCAGIGGDPIIGTHFVDILKMFQHDEETSAIVLIGEIGGSMEEEAAEYIKKEITKPVIGFIAGRSAPHGKRMGHAGAIIAGDKGKAVTKVAALQDAGAFMVDNPADIGITVSKILKDAGK, via the coding sequence GTGAGTATATTAATCAATAAGGAAACAAAGGTTGTATGCCAGGGTATAACGGGACAAGCCGGAAGTTTTCATGCAATGCAGATGCTGGAGTATGGGACTAAACTGGTTGCAGGGGTAACTCCCGGTAAAGGTGGTACGATACATAATGGAATTCCCGTGTTCGGAAGCATGCTCGAGGCTGTTAATAAAACGGGGGCAAATGCCTCTGTAATATACGTCCCGGCCTCTTTTGCCGCGGACGCTATAATGGAAGCAGTGGATGCGGAGATAGCGTTGGTGGTATGTATTACGGAGGGAATACCCACACTGGATATGTTAAGGGTGGTAAAATACCTTGCCGCCGGAAAATCAAGGCTTATAGGCCCTAATTGCCCCGGCATTATTACGCCTGACGCTTGTAAAATCGGCATTATGCCTGGATACATTCATAAAAAAGGCAGCGTTGGAGTTGTTTCGCGCAGCGGTACCCTCACGTATGAGATTGTATGGCAACTTACGCAACAAGGTATTGGGCAATCAACATGTGCCGGGATAGGAGGCGACCCCATCATAGGAACGCATTTTGTTGATATCCTTAAGATGTTTCAGCATGATGAAGAAACATCGGCGATTGTGCTTATTGGCGAAATAGGCGGAAGTATGGAAGAAGAGGCCGCTGAGTATATAAAGAAGGAAATTACAAAGCCGGTTATCGGCTTTATTGCCGGCAGGTCAGCGCCGCACGGCAAGCGTATGGGACATGCCGGAGCAATCATTGCCGGTGATAAAGGCAAGGCTGTTACAAAGGTCGCAGCGTTGCAGGATGCGGGCGCCTTTATGGTGGATAACCCTGCGGATATTGGCATAACCGTATCTAAAATTTTAAAAGACGCCGGGAAGTAG
- the uvrA gene encoding excinuclease ABC subunit UvrA: MKHSIVACGIRVHNLKNIDVEIPHNKLVVITGVSGSGKSSLAFDTLFAEGQRRYVESFSAYARQFLEKMDKPDVDHIEGILPAIAIQQKNPVKNRRSTVGTATEINDYLRLLYARIGKTYCKSCKRQVRIDTVSHIVEFILSLPEGTKFLVTFPLNISQKISGEEQINLLKERGIVRILADNDIVDITNEQNSFDIRAAKTVYGIIDRLVVKYTIKDRLIDSLETSYRMGSGHLSIFYTNDALSSEAIKPSTDDLVRIQDSPWVEMKYSKKFFCSYCAIEYPEPSPALFSFNNPIGACPKCQGFGHTIDIDMDAVIPDKEKSLEQGAIVPWNTPAYRELYEELESAASKYDIPMDVPFRKLTKKQLNLLFEGTKDFCGINEFFNWLEGRKYKIHVRVILSKYRGYNVCRTCEGTRLKKEALTIVIQQRSIAEVCTMTIEQAHMFFQKLQLSDYERNIAHLILQEITKRLGYMIKVGLGYLTLDRMTRTLSGGEAQRVNLTTSLGSSLVNTLYILDEPSVGLHPRDTDRLIHILTRLRDIGNTVVVVEHDAEVIKNSDMIIDLGPGAGENGGRLVYHGTFAQLPANNCSLTGQYLKGEKAIKIPSSRRKPSRKAIVLKGASQNNLKNIDVTFPLNMLVCVTGVSGSGKSTLVQDTLYGALKKKLGIYSGFVGKHTAIEGERFINDILLVDQSPIGRTPRSNPVTYIKIFDEIRKLFAFTREAKARKLTIGSFSFNIAGGRCEFCEGAGYVKVDMQFLADIFVTCEKCGGKRFNKKVLEVKYKNKNIHEVLSITVDEAIEFFRESVNITKVLKCLQETGLGYLKLGQPATTLSGGEAQRLKVSTYISQENMESMLFVFDEPTIGLHMDDIQKLLNCFQRLLQAGHSLIVVEHNLDIIKSSDYIIDLGPEGGNEGGYVIGCGTPEKISKIKTSHTGAYLKPYFL, from the coding sequence ATGAAACACTCTATTGTCGCTTGCGGTATACGTGTACATAATTTAAAAAATATTGACGTTGAAATTCCACATAACAAATTAGTTGTCATTACGGGTGTGAGCGGTTCTGGCAAGTCCAGCCTTGCATTTGATACCCTTTTTGCAGAGGGACAAAGAAGGTATGTGGAATCTTTTTCTGCTTACGCGCGGCAATTTCTTGAAAAAATGGACAAGCCTGATGTCGATCACATAGAAGGTATCCTGCCTGCAATCGCTATTCAGCAGAAAAATCCTGTAAAAAACCGTCGTTCGACTGTAGGCACCGCAACAGAAATCAACGATTACCTGCGGTTGCTCTATGCCCGCATTGGAAAGACGTATTGTAAAAGCTGCAAGCGGCAGGTACGGATTGACACTGTTTCGCATATTGTAGAATTTATACTCTCCTTGCCGGAGGGCACGAAATTTCTAGTCACATTTCCTCTCAATATCAGCCAAAAAATTTCGGGTGAGGAACAAATAAATCTCCTGAAAGAACGCGGCATAGTGAGAATCCTGGCTGATAACGACATTGTTGACATCACGAACGAACAAAACAGTTTTGACATCCGTGCCGCAAAGACTGTGTACGGAATTATCGACCGGCTGGTTGTAAAATACACAATAAAAGACCGCCTTATCGATTCTCTGGAAACCTCATACCGTATGGGTTCAGGGCACTTAAGTATCTTTTATACTAACGATGCGCTTTCCAGTGAAGCGATAAAACCATCAACAGATGATCTTGTGCGCATTCAGGATTCACCATGGGTTGAAATGAAATATAGCAAAAAGTTTTTTTGCAGTTATTGTGCAATTGAATACCCCGAACCGTCCCCTGCCTTATTTTCCTTTAATAATCCAATAGGGGCATGCCCCAAATGCCAGGGATTCGGTCACACGATAGACATAGATATGGATGCCGTTATTCCCGATAAAGAGAAATCTCTTGAACAGGGTGCGATAGTTCCCTGGAATACCCCCGCATACAGGGAGTTGTATGAGGAACTTGAATCTGCCGCCTCAAAATATGACATTCCCATGGATGTTCCTTTCCGGAAATTGACAAAAAAACAGTTGAATCTGCTTTTTGAAGGAACAAAGGATTTTTGCGGTATTAACGAATTTTTCAACTGGCTGGAAGGCCGAAAATACAAGATACACGTTCGTGTTATCCTTAGCAAATACAGGGGCTATAATGTGTGCCGCACCTGCGAAGGAACCCGATTGAAAAAAGAGGCGCTTACCATAGTAATTCAGCAGAGAAGTATTGCGGAAGTTTGCACTATGACCATAGAACAGGCGCACATGTTCTTTCAAAAGCTGCAGCTTTCTGACTATGAAAGAAATATTGCGCACTTAATCCTGCAGGAGATAACAAAACGTCTTGGCTATATGATCAAGGTCGGACTCGGATACCTCACTCTGGACCGTATGACTCGTACGTTATCAGGCGGTGAAGCCCAAAGGGTAAATCTTACCACATCATTAGGTTCTTCTCTGGTAAACACCTTGTACATACTGGATGAACCGAGCGTAGGGCTACATCCCAGGGATACTGACCGGTTGATTCATATACTGACGCGGTTAAGGGACATTGGAAATACCGTTGTTGTGGTGGAGCATGATGCGGAGGTTATAAAGAACTCAGATATGATTATTGATTTAGGACCCGGCGCCGGAGAAAACGGAGGGAGGCTTGTTTATCATGGCACCTTTGCACAACTGCCCGCAAATAACTGTTCTCTGACTGGGCAGTATTTAAAAGGAGAAAAGGCGATAAAAATACCTTCTTCCCGGAGAAAGCCTTCCAGAAAGGCTATCGTTTTAAAAGGCGCGTCGCAAAATAATTTAAAAAATATCGATGTCACATTTCCGCTTAATATGCTAGTCTGTGTGACGGGCGTTTCGGGGTCGGGAAAGAGTACGCTCGTACAGGATACTCTTTACGGCGCACTGAAAAAGAAGCTGGGAATTTATTCAGGGTTTGTGGGAAAACATACGGCCATTGAAGGTGAGAGGTTTATCAATGACATCCTTCTCGTTGATCAATCCCCTATTGGGCGCACACCACGTTCTAATCCCGTAACGTATATAAAAATATTCGATGAAATAAGAAAACTTTTTGCCTTCACGAGGGAGGCAAAAGCGCGCAAATTGACCATCGGTTCATTCTCTTTTAATATTGCCGGCGGAAGATGTGAGTTTTGCGAAGGCGCGGGATATGTAAAGGTTGATATGCAATTTCTTGCTGATATCTTTGTCACATGTGAGAAATGCGGCGGAAAGCGGTTTAACAAAAAAGTACTAGAGGTGAAATATAAAAATAAAAATATCCATGAAGTTCTGAGCATAACGGTGGATGAAGCAATTGAATTTTTTCGTGAATCTGTGAATATCACAAAGGTATTGAAGTGTTTGCAGGAAACCGGGCTAGGTTATTTAAAATTGGGTCAGCCAGCAACAACCTTGTCGGGGGGTGAAGCGCAACGTCTCAAGGTATCCACGTATATATCGCAGGAAAATATGGAGTCAATGCTCTTTGTCTTTGACGAACCAACCATCGGCCTGCATATGGATGACATTCAGAAATTACTGAATTGTTTTCAAAGATTGCTCCAGGCGGGACATTCTCTCATCGTGGTGGAACATAACCTTGATATTATTAAATCCTCCGATTATATTATCGACCTTGGCCCTGAAGGGGGCAATGAAGGGGGATATGTAATCGGATGCGGAACGCCGGAGAAAATTTCTAAAATAAAAACAAGCCATACGGGCGCATACTTAAAACCATACTTTTTGTAA
- a CDS encoding c-type cytochrome: MKPKGLFYTFGFLSAAVFSCAVLTVVMRPNTASAIEIPKEVTEEGKNVYKKYCAPCHGEEGGGDGLLSRSMLPKPRNFTLGAYKFRTTPSGSLPTDEDIYRTISYGVPNSTMIPWDILTEEQRASVVPVLKSFSEAFEYREPEPSVDVGLPLRPTERTILAGKKIYEEKLECWKCHGVEGRGDGPSASEQEDDFGFPIKPFDFTTGKFKGGNSPTDVYLRFTTGLNGTPMPSFAKELSDDERWYLTHYVMSLVQPEKCRK, from the coding sequence ATGAAACCTAAGGGTTTATTTTATACATTTGGCTTTCTGAGCGCCGCAGTATTTTCCTGTGCAGTGCTGACTGTTGTCATGCGCCCTAATACTGCATCAGCAATTGAAATTCCCAAAGAAGTTACTGAAGAAGGAAAAAATGTTTACAAGAAGTATTGTGCCCCTTGCCATGGTGAAGAGGGTGGCGGAGATGGACTACTTTCAAGATCGATGCTCCCCAAACCTCGCAATTTCACACTGGGGGCTTATAAGTTTAGGACGACACCAAGCGGTTCGCTTCCTACAGATGAAGATATTTATAGGACGATATCATATGGTGTACCAAATTCTACCATGATTCCCTGGGATATTTTAACCGAGGAGCAACGTGCTTCCGTAGTGCCGGTTCTCAAGAGTTTTTCAGAAGCCTTCGAGTATCGCGAACCGGAACCTTCCGTTGATGTTGGTCTGCCGTTGAGACCGACAGAAAGAACCATTTTGGCAGGGAAAAAAATATATGAAGAAAAATTAGAATGCTGGAAGTGTCATGGTGTTGAAGGTCGCGGAGACGGCCCAAGCGCATCGGAACAGGAAGACGATTTTGGATTTCCGATAAAACCATTCGATTTTACTACTGGTAAGTTTAAAGGCGGCAATTCGCCAACTGATGTTTATCTGAGATTTACCACGGGCTTGAACGGAACACCAATGCCTTCTTTCGCGAAAGAACTTAGCGATGACGAAAGATGGTATTTAACCCATTATGTTATGTCACTCGTTCAACCAGAGAAATGTAGAAAATAA
- the sucC gene encoding ADP-forming succinate--CoA ligase subunit beta has protein sequence MRVYEFQAKDILKTYSICVPRGRVVSAADDARTAYKEIGGGKCVVKAQILAGGRGKSGGVRFVNSSEEAESCISGMLGSRLTTYQTNQESFEIKHVLLEEAVSIQKEFYLAITIDRSLQSLLLIVSAEGGVAIEDVAKKTPEKIFKEPVDLFFGLLPFQLRRITEKLMISAKLSEKVNELIKKLFSVFINKDCSLLEINPLVLTENNELVVLDAKMELDDNAIFRHPELEYILAEQDIPPDEALAKKHGLSYIHLDGDIGCLVNGAGLAMATMDSIKLCGGEPANFLDVGGDASLEQVTRAFKIILSDRKVKAVLINIFGGIMKCDVIAEGIIRVVKEADIPFIVRLEGTNVDLARKILDDSGLKIISVGNMKDAARFAVKASKGEYINQ, from the coding sequence TTGAGAGTATATGAATTTCAGGCAAAGGACATATTAAAGACGTATAGCATCTGTGTTCCCCGTGGGCGGGTGGTGTCAGCAGCCGACGACGCCCGAACGGCATATAAAGAAATCGGCGGCGGTAAGTGTGTGGTAAAGGCGCAAATACTTGCCGGCGGGCGCGGAAAGAGTGGCGGCGTCCGATTCGTCAATTCATCCGAAGAAGCAGAGTCATGTATCTCCGGCATGCTCGGCTCAAGGCTTACAACATATCAAACTAACCAGGAATCCTTTGAAATTAAACATGTTCTTCTGGAAGAAGCTGTTTCGATTCAAAAGGAGTTCTATCTTGCCATAACGATTGATCGTTCCTTACAATCACTTCTATTAATAGTGAGCGCTGAAGGCGGTGTTGCCATAGAAGATGTCGCGAAAAAGACGCCCGAAAAAATTTTCAAAGAACCTGTTGACCTGTTTTTTGGACTGCTGCCATTTCAGTTGCGTCGTATTACGGAAAAATTAATGATTTCAGCGAAACTGTCAGAGAAGGTAAACGAACTGATAAAAAAACTATTCTCTGTCTTTATAAATAAAGATTGTTCGTTGCTGGAAATCAACCCTTTGGTGCTCACAGAGAATAATGAACTGGTTGTGCTTGACGCCAAAATGGAGTTAGACGATAACGCCATTTTTCGCCATCCGGAGTTAGAGTACATTTTGGCGGAACAGGATATTCCGCCTGATGAAGCATTGGCAAAGAAGCATGGGCTGAGTTATATACACCTTGATGGAGATATCGGATGTCTTGTAAATGGTGCAGGCCTTGCAATGGCCACCATGGATAGTATTAAACTTTGCGGGGGGGAACCGGCAAATTTTCTCGATGTCGGCGGTGATGCGTCTCTGGAACAGGTGACGCGGGCGTTTAAAATAATTTTGTCCGACAGAAAAGTAAAAGCCGTCTTGATCAATATTTTCGGCGGCATAATGAAATGCGATGTGATCGCCGAAGGCATCATAAGGGTCGTCAAAGAAGCGGATATTCCATTTATCGTAAGACTGGAAGGTACTAATGTGGATTTGGCCAGAAAAATTCTTGACGACTCCGGGTTAAAAATTATTTCTGTCGGGAATATGAAGGATGCGGCACGTTTTGCGGTAAAGGCGTCAAAAGGTGAGTATATTAATCAATAA
- a CDS encoding M1 family metallopeptidase has protein sequence MFLIMRLMYRIVPLLSVLLSVISLDAHARGVSSSIKSHVIEVEFSLNENKLRAEDHVCVQKGESNEVLFLINKSFKVTSIASSGKDLAFKPGKMGNAQTMKITVPATVKSKETICFDIKYEGLLPSLPDSFSGEDIGATSGIIGEYGVYLSPACRWYPDMADSLATFKVTVVMPKEYEAVTQGILVSKKTADNKVSITWEEGNVSEGCSLVAGKYKVTAVRHNDIDIYAYFYPEEQPLVDTYLDATKRYLDIYQDLIGKYPYKKFAIVENFFQTGYGMPSFTLLGSEVVKLPFIVDISLGHEVLHNWWGNSVFVDDSRGNWCEGLTTYMADYYYKEIKGDVAATTYRNEICRKYTHYVTTQNDFPLKMFLGRSDKATQAIGYGKTAMVFHMLRKMLGDEVFYQALRDFYKNMLWQRANWEDIEKVFEKVSGLELAWFFDQWVNKKGAPVIELGETTVNKEGNAWVVKAEILQKTNEPYRLHLPVYVQLEEGIFHTTAEIKNASDRISLPVKSRPENIAIDPYTEVFRRLHADEIPPTIDLVMGDSKIIIYPANCEDSMKVEYKKLAHILANERDSIKADTEITEVEIAQTSLFILGGVEENKISKLVQNNLPVGLSLTKDAFGADTVMYGDKKDAFLVTIKHPSHKEKGIALFAGFSPEAINKAGYKIQHYGKYSYLVFSDGNNRVKEVVSIGDSPLQKTLQ, from the coding sequence ATGTTTTTGATTATGAGGTTAATGTATCGAATAGTGCCTCTTCTCTCTGTTTTGTTGAGTGTAATATCCCTGGATGCGCATGCCAGAGGGGTAAGTAGCAGCATTAAAAGCCACGTCATTGAGGTCGAATTCTCTCTGAATGAAAATAAGCTCAGAGCAGAGGATCATGTATGTGTGCAAAAGGGCGAGAGCAATGAGGTGCTGTTTCTCATCAACAAGTCGTTTAAGGTGACGTCAATAGCGTCTTCCGGTAAGGATCTGGCATTTAAGCCGGGAAAAATGGGAAATGCTCAAACAATGAAGATTACCGTCCCGGCAACGGTAAAAAGTAAGGAAACTATTTGTTTTGACATCAAATATGAAGGACTTCTTCCTTCTCTGCCTGACTCCTTCAGCGGAGAAGACATTGGCGCTACCTCCGGCATTATTGGAGAATATGGTGTTTATTTGAGTCCCGCGTGCAGATGGTATCCCGATATGGCTGATTCACTGGCAACATTCAAGGTTACCGTCGTTATGCCGAAAGAATATGAGGCCGTAACCCAGGGGATTCTTGTGAGTAAAAAAACAGCAGATAATAAAGTTTCTATAACGTGGGAGGAAGGCAATGTGTCCGAGGGGTGCAGCCTTGTGGCGGGGAAATATAAAGTGACGGCAGTGCGGCATAATGATATTGACATTTACGCTTACTTTTATCCGGAAGAACAGCCCTTGGTTGATACATATTTGGATGCAACAAAACGATACCTGGATATATACCAGGATTTAATTGGAAAATACCCGTATAAAAAATTTGCCATTGTTGAAAACTTCTTTCAAACAGGTTATGGTATGCCGTCATTTACCCTGCTGGGCAGCGAAGTAGTGAAGCTCCCCTTTATTGTTGACATTTCATTAGGGCACGAAGTTTTGCATAACTGGTGGGGAAACTCTGTTTTTGTTGATGATAGCCGGGGGAACTGGTGCGAGGGTCTCACGACCTATATGGCGGATTACTATTATAAGGAAATAAAAGGTGACGTTGCCGCAACGACCTATCGTAACGAGATTTGCAGAAAATATACCCATTATGTTACCACGCAGAATGATTTCCCACTGAAAATGTTTCTAGGCAGAAGCGACAAGGCAACGCAGGCTATTGGATATGGAAAAACGGCAATGGTTTTCCATATGCTGAGAAAAATGCTGGGCGATGAGGTTTTTTACCAGGCGCTCAGAGATTTTTATAAAAATATGCTGTGGCAGCGTGCGAATTGGGAGGATATTGAAAAGGTATTTGAAAAAGTGAGCGGCCTGGAATTGGCGTGGTTTTTTGATCAGTGGGTGAACAAAAAAGGCGCCCCCGTTATCGAATTGGGTGAAACGACTGTTAATAAGGAAGGAAATGCGTGGGTTGTAAAGGCTGAAATCCTGCAAAAAACGAACGAACCGTATCGTCTTCATTTGCCTGTCTACGTACAACTGGAGGAGGGCATTTTTCATACGACCGCCGAAATAAAAAACGCTTCTGACCGTATTTCCCTGCCGGTAAAATCCCGCCCCGAAAACATTGCGATAGATCCTTACACAGAGGTCTTCCGGCGCTTGCATGCGGATGAGATTCCTCCTACGATAGACCTTGTAATGGGAGACAGTAAAATTATCATCTATCCGGCAAATTGTGAAGATTCCATGAAGGTGGAATATAAGAAACTGGCGCATATCCTGGCGAATGAACGGGATTCTATTAAGGCGGATACCGAAATTACCGAAGTGGAAATAGCGCAAACAAGCTTGTTTATACTGGGTGGCGTGGAAGAAAACAAAATAAGCAAACTCGTTCAAAATAACTTACCCGTGGGATTATCGCTCACAAAAGATGCCTTTGGCGCTGATACCGTTATGTACGGCGATAAAAAGGATGCCTTTCTGGTAACAATAAAGCATCCTTCTCATAAGGAAAAAGGGATTGCTTTGTTTGCGGGATTTAGCCCCGAAGCGATAAATAAAGCAGGATACAAAATTCAACATTATGGGAAATACAGTTATCTTGTTTTTTCTGACGGAAATAATAGGGTGAAAGAGGTCGTTAGCATCGGGGATAGCCCGCTGCAAAAAACCCTTCAATGA
- a CDS encoding multiheme c-type cytochrome: MKKILLGMVAFAVMLPAIVEWTSGQSNVAWATEQKTEEIPPPDLYKDTPAWYQAVYKDNVGLSEGSGPFTKYFKAQMLDMYWQPNRHYEPMENLDHSIFIEQERRDLCVICHEEATPGIVADWRSSGHKHPKSTPYLSSKTAQIEKNVGRVLDEVHCFDCHADTEKNQIRMPTGEVCGGCHRQQFDEFLREREVGRPNHLQSWEANTIVPWYAEAARRGYLYGQHGCDMCHSGAEKCDVCHTRHKFSAVEGRQPEACMTCHMGPDHPDAESYGESKHGKIYEKEEEHYDFTKPLVEVRPGEDYRTPTCQYCHMYEKHGRFIHNPVMKGIWRMGTVPPSNLEYTSSLKDYPYGIKIIADKIDIYSEENVAKRSYWLEVCAKCHSDRFADTYLKSLDQFMFQAHTLADQAQKIVEDLIADGLLYPDAANRDPYPLSDGIVKELSADFLGEPVYNAFKTLQGKFPVVGPILGVYGMFLQMQDNPSDIENMYNRLWFWYKLQGYKGTAHAQQDVSWWWGQAPMMMEMTRIQAEAARLRRLAGIEKTISK, encoded by the coding sequence ATGAAAAAGATATTATTGGGCATGGTTGCGTTTGCTGTGATGTTGCCCGCTATAGTGGAATGGACTTCGGGCCAGTCAAATGTAGCCTGGGCTACAGAACAAAAAACCGAAGAGATTCCACCGCCAGATTTGTATAAGGATACGCCTGCCTGGTACCAGGCAGTTTACAAAGACAATGTTGGGCTGAGTGAGGGTTCAGGTCCATTTACCAAGTACTTTAAGGCACAGATGCTGGATATGTACTGGCAGCCGAACAGACATTATGAACCAATGGAAAATCTGGACCATTCAATTTTCATTGAACAGGAGAGGAGGGATTTGTGCGTTATATGTCACGAGGAAGCCACCCCAGGCATAGTAGCGGACTGGAGGAGTTCCGGACATAAACATCCAAAAAGCACCCCCTATCTTTCAAGCAAGACCGCCCAGATAGAGAAAAACGTCGGCAGGGTTCTAGACGAGGTACACTGCTTTGATTGCCATGCCGATACGGAAAAGAATCAGATAAGGATGCCTACCGGTGAAGTATGCGGCGGATGTCATAGGCAGCAGTTTGATGAATTCCTCAGGGAAAGAGAGGTTGGCCGCCCAAACCACTTACAATCATGGGAGGCGAATACTATAGTTCCTTGGTATGCAGAGGCTGCGAGAAGGGGCTATTTATATGGACAGCATGGTTGTGATATGTGCCATTCCGGGGCTGAAAAGTGCGATGTTTGTCATACCAGGCACAAGTTCAGCGCTGTAGAGGGCAGGCAGCCAGAAGCCTGTATGACGTGCCATATGGGTCCTGATCATCCTGATGCAGAATCCTATGGCGAATCAAAACATGGCAAGATTTATGAAAAAGAGGAAGAACATTACGACTTTACAAAGCCACTCGTAGAAGTTCGTCCCGGAGAGGATTATCGTACGCCTACATGTCAGTACTGCCACATGTACGAAAAACATGGCAGATTTATTCATAATCCTGTTATGAAGGGTATTTGGCGTATGGGAACGGTTCCGCCTTCTAACTTAGAGTATACCTCTTCGCTCAAGGACTATCCTTACGGAATTAAGATCATCGCAGATAAGATCGATATTTACTCAGAGGAAAATGTTGCCAAGAGGTCATATTGGTTAGAGGTTTGCGCTAAGTGCCATAGCGACCGTTTTGCGGATACCTACCTGAAATCATTGGATCAATTCATGTTTCAGGCGCACACCCTTGCTGATCAGGCGCAAAAAATCGTTGAAGACCTGATTGCTGATGGTCTTTTATATCCTGATGCAGCGAACAGAGATCCCTATCCGTTAAGCGATGGGATTGTTAAAGAACTTAGTGCGGATTTCCTTGGCGAACCGGTTTATAATGCATTTAAGACGCTCCAGGGTAAATTCCCTGTTGTAGGACCTATTCTTGGCGTCTATGGTATGTTCTTGCAAATGCAGGATAATCCGTCTGACATCGAAAATATGTACAACAGATTATGGTTCTGGTATAAACTACAGGGGTACAAAGGAACTGCACACGCCCAGCAGGATGTTTCATGGTGGTGGGGACAGGCTCCTATGATGATGGAAATGACAAGGATACAGGCAGAAGCTGCTCGTTTACGCAGATTAGCCGGGATTGAAAAGACAATCTCCAAGTAA
- a CDS encoding lysylphosphatidylglycerol synthase transmembrane domain-containing protein produces MSIIVSLGCSWLFIRSIEWASLKNALIEANYWFIIPATILALLLYVVRAFRWQGLLSHIKPISPWSLLSITSIGFMANNILPARVGEVLRPFLLYKKENIKFSTSFATVVVERIFDMLGLILFAVATLFLLPNPDTSHHIPSFELITTDVVKTGGSIIPSLKKWTEVFAAFGSMTIILLFLIVAKPLFFKNILTTWCSFLPHKLKDKIFNLYDSFVFGLKILENKSKTIWILILSLIVWLMGGIEIYILGFAFDLQLPFAGACLVAVCLALAVALPQAPGYIGVFHIAVLKSLHIFGIETTLAQSYAIILWAISIFPATTMGFFFLWKEGIAFREVVKLEEEISEGKLEEAEGVSKTPPQL; encoded by the coding sequence GTGAGCATTATAGTAAGCCTTGGTTGTTCATGGCTATTCATACGAAGCATAGAATGGGCGTCTTTGAAGAATGCGTTAATTGAGGCAAATTATTGGTTTATAATCCCCGCTACGATATTGGCGCTTCTCCTCTATGTGGTGCGGGCATTTCGATGGCAGGGTCTGCTGTCGCACATAAAACCAATTTCCCCATGGAGCTTGCTATCGATTACTTCCATTGGTTTCATGGCAAACAATATACTTCCTGCCAGGGTTGGAGAAGTATTGCGGCCGTTTCTCCTTTATAAAAAAGAGAACATTAAATTCTCTACCTCATTTGCAACGGTTGTTGTTGAAAGAATTTTCGACATGCTGGGACTCATTCTCTTTGCCGTTGCAACGTTGTTCCTGCTTCCCAACCCTGATACCTCCCATCATATCCCGTCTTTCGAATTAATAACCACTGATGTGGTAAAAACGGGAGGGTCGATAATTCCTTCATTAAAAAAATGGACAGAAGTCTTTGCCGCTTTTGGTAGCATGACCATTATCCTGCTTTTTCTTATCGTGGCAAAACCACTTTTTTTTAAAAACATACTCACCACATGGTGTTCATTTCTTCCCCACAAACTTAAAGATAAAATTTTCAACCTGTATGATTCATTCGTATTTGGCCTGAAAATACTGGAAAATAAATCAAAGACGATATGGATACTTATCTTATCACTGATTGTATGGCTCATGGGTGGAATAGAAATCTATATACTGGGGTTTGCCTTCGATTTGCAGCTTCCTTTTGCCGGGGCATGTCTTGTTGCTGTTTGCCTTGCCCTGGCAGTAGCACTGCCGCAAGCCCCTGGCTATATCGGCGTTTTTCACATTGCCGTTTTAAAATCGCTGCATATCTTTGGCATAGAAACAACGTTAGCTCAGAGTTATGCTATTATTTTGTGGGCAATATCTATCTTCCCTGCCACAACTATGGGTTTTTTCTTTCTCTGGAAGGAAGGAATTGCTTTTCGTGAAGTGGTAAAACTGGAAGAAGAAATTTCCGAAGGAAAGCTTGAAGAAGCAGAAGGTGTTTCAAAAACTCCTCCGCAATTATAA